The following proteins come from a genomic window of Campylobacter concisus:
- a CDS encoding glycosyltransferase family 2 protein, translated as MLSVVILTFNSQKYLQEVLESTNFADEVIVVDSGSSDSTKQICQNFSNVKFYEQVWLGFGAQKQKGVDLSKNKWVFVLDSDEVITNELQDEIIGTLKEPKFMAYNVARLNFFFGKAIKNMGLYPDYTVRLFNKNFAKFDGRAVHEKVILNDGSQKLGVLKNHFLHYAYESIDQFITKQNRYSSMGAKRNLFKALTSPAWTFFKLYVLKGGFKEGFAGYVIARLYAQYTFWKYIK; from the coding sequence ATGCTAAGTGTCGTCATCTTAACTTTTAACAGCCAAAAATATCTGCAAGAAGTGCTAGAAAGTACAAATTTTGCGGATGAGGTCATTGTGGTTGATAGTGGCTCAAGCGATAGTACAAAGCAAATTTGTCAAAATTTTAGTAATGTTAAATTCTACGAGCAAGTATGGCTTGGATTTGGCGCGCAAAAGCAAAAGGGCGTTGATCTATCTAAAAATAAGTGGGTCTTTGTGCTTGATAGTGATGAAGTGATCACAAATGAGCTTCAAGATGAGATCATTGGCACGTTAAAAGAGCCTAAATTTATGGCCTACAATGTAGCTAGACTAAATTTTTTCTTTGGTAAAGCGATCAAAAATATGGGGCTCTATCCAGACTACACAGTGAGGCTTTTTAACAAAAATTTTGCCAAATTTGACGGTAGAGCCGTGCATGAAAAGGTCATTTTAAATGATGGCTCACAAAAGCTTGGAGTGCTTAAAAATCACTTCTTGCACTACGCATATGAGAGCATCGATCAGTTTATCACTAAGCAAAATCGCTACTCAAGCATGGGGGCAAAAAGGAATTTATTTAAAGCTCTAACAAGCCCAGCTTGGACATTTTTTAAGCTTTATGTGCTAAAAGGTGGCTTTAAAGAGGGCTTTGCTGGCTATGTTATAGCCAGACTTTATGCTCAGTACACATTTTGGAAATATATAAAATGA
- the rfaQ gene encoding putative lipopolysaccharide heptosyltransferase III — MKILVIKFRNIGDVLLTTPLIENLHHYYPDATIDFALNKGTEAMIEGNPYINKIHIYDRQSANSGFFKRLITEIKFIKAIKKEKYDMAVQTTTGDRGIIISKYAKIKKIVGFLGKNQSINKLLNVKAKYYENFSHTIDHNLNALRALGFEPVSKKVSVFSDESVEHLNLSKRFVHMHLTSRWMFKCANNKSMAQLIDYCENELDVKVVLTSDNKENELEKLTSVLKICKSEPINLGGKLNLKQTIALSKHSSLFIGVDTAIMHIAAANDVPVIAFFGPSNAFEWGPWDNSLMKNGYTAQNGIQSMGKHIVYQKDWDFVPCDKEGIAKHGIEKTLMDFSDEMPKIKAKIKEILG; from the coding sequence ATGAAAATACTTGTAATTAAATTTAGAAACATCGGCGACGTGCTTTTAACAACGCCTCTTATTGAAAATTTGCACCATTATTACCCAGATGCGACCATCGACTTTGCCCTAAACAAAGGCACAGAAGCGATGATCGAGGGAAATCCTTACATAAATAAAATTCACATTTACGATAGACAAAGTGCAAATTCTGGCTTTTTTAAAAGACTGATTACCGAGATAAAATTTATAAAAGCCATTAAAAAAGAAAAATACGATATGGCGGTGCAAACAACCACGGGGGATCGCGGTATAATCATCTCAAAATACGCAAAGATCAAAAAAATAGTAGGCTTTCTTGGCAAAAATCAATCAATAAATAAACTTCTAAACGTCAAAGCAAAATACTATGAAAATTTTTCACATACGATCGATCATAATCTAAACGCTTTAAGGGCTTTAGGATTTGAACCGGTTAGCAAAAAGGTGAGTGTATTTTCGGACGAGAGTGTGGAGCATCTAAATTTATCAAAACGCTTTGTACATATGCATCTTACAAGCCGCTGGATGTTTAAATGCGCAAATAATAAGAGCATGGCACAGCTCATCGACTACTGCGAAAATGAGCTTGACGTAAAGGTTGTGCTAACAAGTGACAATAAAGAAAATGAGCTAGAAAAGCTAACAAGCGTGCTAAAAATTTGCAAAAGTGAGCCTATAAATTTAGGCGGTAAGCTAAATTTGAAACAAACTATCGCCCTATCAAAGCATTCAAGCCTTTTTATCGGTGTTGATACCGCCATCATGCACATTGCCGCTGCAAATGATGTACCAGTCATAGCCTTTTTTGGTCCAAGTAATGCTTTCGAGTGGGGACCTTGGGATAACTCACTCATGAAAAATGGCTACACAGCGCAAAATGGCATCCAAAGTATGGGCAAACATATCGTCTATCAAAAAGACTGGGACTTTGTGCCTTGCGACAAAGAAGGTATAGCAAAGCATGGCATAGAAAAGACCTTGATGGATTTTAGCGACGAAATGCCAAAAATAAAAGCCAAAATAAAAGAAATTTTAGGATAG
- a CDS encoding glycosyltransferase family 4 protein, with translation MNILHTQTLFNWGGEQNKTLNEMRFMREMGHNVILFCNPNSQIESIAKEEGFSVIAQEMNKKNFHKSVPALCEAISSNKIDVLITHGSTDSWVGAIAGLFYRSKGVKFYKERHNLFPIKGFLSKLMHKRLFDKILYISTSVKEYLLNIGVNEDRLVFMPSTVDVEKIDSIKSTFRDEFNISQDELVIGTFTSLYRKKGVYDFANAAKEILKEKDATIVFAGNISESTKNEIASIFSKKDKIIFTGFRNDAANVIKSFDIYVFASHSEGLGTVLLEAMSSKVPVVVYDNAPMNVLVKDKERGLCAKNLDEVSLKECILGLIDEPEKAKIYSQNAFKFVNENFSHKALKEAIKNLLEQK, from the coding sequence ATGAATATTCTTCACACGCAGACACTTTTTAACTGGGGTGGCGAGCAAAATAAGACGCTAAATGAGATGCGTTTTATGCGCGAGATGGGTCACAATGTCATACTTTTTTGTAACCCAAACTCTCAGATAGAAAGTATTGCAAAAGAAGAAGGCTTTAGTGTTATAGCACAAGAGATGAATAAGAAAAATTTTCATAAAAGCGTACCAGCACTTTGCGAAGCAATAAGCTCGAACAAGATAGATGTCTTGATCACACACGGCTCTACTGATAGCTGGGTTGGGGCAATTGCTGGGCTATTTTACAGAAGCAAAGGCGTTAAATTTTACAAGGAAAGGCATAATCTTTTTCCTATAAAAGGCTTTCTCTCAAAACTCATGCACAAAAGACTATTTGATAAAATTTTGTACATCTCAACTAGTGTTAAGGAGTATCTGCTAAATATCGGCGTTAATGAAGATAGACTAGTTTTTATGCCAAGCACGGTTGATGTTGAAAAGATTGATAGTATAAAAAGCACTTTTAGAGATGAGTTTAATATATCTCAAGATGAGCTAGTTATCGGTACATTTACTTCGCTTTACCGCAAGAAAGGTGTCTACGACTTCGCAAATGCAGCAAAAGAGATTTTAAAAGAGAAGGACGCTACTATAGTATTTGCAGGAAATATTAGCGAAAGCACAAAAAATGAGATTGCCTCTATTTTTAGCAAAAAAGACAAGATCATCTTTACTGGATTTAGAAATGACGCGGCAAATGTTATAAAAAGTTTTGATATCTACGTATTTGCTTCGCACTCTGAGGGGCTTGGTACTGTATTGCTTGAAGCAATGAGCTCAAAAGTGCCAGTCGTAGTCTATGATAACGCCCCGATGAACGTACTAGTTAAAGACAAAGAGCGTGGGCTTTGTGCTAAAAATTTAGATGAGGTTTCACTAAAAGAGTGTATTTTAGGGCTGATAGATGAGCCTGAAAAAGCTAAAATTTACTCACAAAATGCCTTTAAATTTGTGAATGAAAACTTTAGCCACAAGGCGCTAAAAGAGGCTATTAAAAATTTACTGGAGCAAAAATGA
- a CDS encoding polysaccharide deacetylase family protein codes for MNYPVCVLTMHHCNNNENDFAIKPELFRKALLMALDEGYKFINYSQFKDIASGRVKASRKSILLTFDDGYFDNYKFAFPILKELNIPAVCFLITDKIKDFKRQDYDFSFKIHKDIDYNKDIEYFLNLDEIRQMQESGLFEFDSHTANHFSCKCNDEEKLREEFSSSLAKIKELFPEKQEFGFCFPKGHFNELSLKVVREYYDFAFSVIDGGFCAGDDKFKIRRIDISNNAKSEKDYIFRVKKKLFIYSTPVLGNLYSNFRNRDYK; via the coding sequence ATGAACTACCCAGTTTGCGTGCTAACGATGCATCACTGCAATAATAATGAAAATGACTTTGCCATTAAGCCAGAGCTATTTAGAAAAGCACTTCTTATGGCGCTAGATGAGGGCTATAAATTTATAAACTACAGCCAGTTTAAAGATATAGCTAGTGGCCGAGTAAAAGCCTCAAGAAAGAGCATTTTGTTAACTTTTGATGATGGATATTTTGATAATTATAAATTTGCATTTCCTATCCTAAAAGAGCTAAATATCCCAGCTGTGTGCTTTTTGATAACAGATAAGATCAAAGATTTTAAAAGGCAGGATTACGATTTTTCGTTTAAGATACACAAAGATATCGACTACAACAAAGATATAGAGTATTTTTTAAATTTAGACGAGATCAGACAGATGCAAGAGAGCGGGCTTTTTGAGTTTGATAGCCATACAGCGAACCACTTTTCTTGTAAATGCAATGATGAAGAAAAATTAAGAGAGGAATTTTCTAGCTCGCTAGCTAAGATAAAAGAGCTATTTCCCGAAAAACAAGAATTTGGCTTTTGCTTTCCCAAAGGGCACTTTAACGAGCTTTCACTAAAGGTTGTAAGAGAGTATTATGACTTTGCTTTTAGTGTGATAGATGGTGGATTTTGCGCAGGAGATGATAAATTTAAGATAAGACGTATCGATATCTCAAACAATGCAAAAAGTGAAAAAGACTACATTTTTAGGGTCAAAAAGAAGCTTTTTATCTATTCTACGCCGGTGCTAGGAAATTTATATTCAAATTTTAGAAATAGAGACTATAAATAA
- a CDS encoding glycosyltransferase family 25 protein: MNNPVYVISLKRDEERRENLQRQFNRYDEFKIIDAVDAKNFSVNEYYSAMIDCLLKSCDEDYKFKIPPLIATPGELACTMSHIKAYEDFLQGDAEFTLILEDDVIGNDELINEAFLLCKDISSDSILICGVQDGLNSRFRAFGKKIKKNLYLISPYSYASIYRTAAYILTRKSAKALLDFYKNGLYGADKWEAILKNTDIKMYFSNIFSHPEELNSSSLEIQRKQKEKINSLFKKYNKNFSYKISRFYEKHIAKNERIFTK, from the coding sequence ATGAATAATCCCGTCTATGTAATATCATTAAAAAGAGATGAAGAGCGAAGAGAAAATTTACAAAGACAATTTAACAGATATGATGAATTTAAAATAATAGATGCGGTTGATGCTAAAAATTTTAGTGTCAATGAGTATTACAGCGCCATGATAGATTGCTTGTTAAAATCTTGTGATGAAGATTATAAATTTAAAATACCGCCATTAATTGCGACTCCAGGTGAGCTAGCATGCACAATGTCACACATAAAAGCTTATGAGGATTTTTTACAAGGCGACGCAGAATTCACTTTAATATTAGAGGATGATGTTATTGGAAATGACGAATTAATAAATGAGGCCTTTTTGCTATGCAAAGATATAAGTAGTGATAGCATTTTAATATGTGGTGTACAAGATGGATTAAATAGTAGATTTCGTGCTTTTGGCAAAAAAATAAAAAAAAATTTATATCTTATCTCACCATACTCATACGCTAGTATATATAGAACGGCTGCTTACATTCTAACAAGAAAGAGTGCAAAAGCTCTGCTTGATTTTTACAAAAATGGCCTTTACGGAGCCGATAAATGGGAGGCAATCTTAAAAAACACTGATATAAAAATGTACTTTAGCAACATCTTTTCTCATCCAGAGGAACTAAATAGCTCTAGCTTGGAAATCCAAAGAAAGCAAAAAGAGAAGATAAATTCTCTTTTTAAAAAATATAATAAAAATTTCTCATACAAAATTTCAAGATTTTACGAAAAACATATTGCTAAAAATGAGAGAATTTTTACAAAATAA
- a CDS encoding polysaccharide deacetylase family protein — translation MSVTVLMYHHVLKKSGFIASSVDEFRDQMKFLAQNGYKSLSSAEFVAYKKGELSVPKKSVFITFDDGWKDNFVYAYPIIKEFNLKATIFLVAGWIEQASRKSGEFIELDHNEYKNAAPTRPEDVFLNYEEIVKMKECFDFHSHTYTHFDDYFGICEMKENFTKCKEFMYKNFGFDDKLLCWPRGKFNDELKNVAKSVGYEVFFTTKRGINKPDGVLDDIRRIAVKKDASWLKKTLFIYQNDFLGSLYSTLKS, via the coding sequence ATGAGCGTAACAGTTTTAATGTATCATCATGTGCTTAAAAAAAGTGGGTTTATTGCAAGTAGTGTAGATGAGTTTAGAGATCAGATGAAATTTTTGGCTCAAAATGGCTACAAATCGCTAAGTTCGGCCGAGTTTGTGGCATATAAAAAAGGTGAGCTTAGTGTGCCTAAAAAGAGTGTCTTTATCACATTTGATGATGGCTGGAAGGATAATTTTGTTTACGCATATCCTATTATCAAGGAATTTAATCTTAAAGCGACTATTTTTTTAGTTGCTGGCTGGATAGAGCAGGCGAGTAGAAAAAGTGGCGAGTTTATAGAGCTAGATCATAACGAATACAAAAATGCTGCACCAACTAGACCTGAAGATGTCTTTTTAAACTACGAGGAAATAGTAAAGATGAAAGAGTGCTTTGACTTTCACTCGCATACTTATACGCATTTTGATGATTATTTTGGTATTTGTGAAATGAAAGAAAATTTTACAAAATGCAAAGAATTTATGTATAAAAATTTTGGCTTTGATGACAAGCTTCTTTGCTGGCCAAGAGGTAAATTTAATGATGAGCTAAAAAATGTGGCAAAAAGCGTTGGCTATGAGGTATTTTTCACAACAAAGCGTGGGATAAATAAACCCGATGGTGTGCTTGATGATATAAGGCGAATAGCGGTAAAAAAAGATGCAAGTTGGCTAAAAAAGACACTATTTATCTATCAAAATGACTTTTTAGGCTCACTATATTCAACACTAAAATCTTAG
- a CDS encoding glycosyltransferase family 4 protein, with protein sequence MINILELESSLGFGGQEHRTQRVINGLDKSKFKVFYGLNPGSKSFEKQIECEFVEFNLKKSFNIFEILKICKFVKQNNIKIISTHSGKDGTIGAIVGKICGVSVVRTRHLQLPITSPLPYNLSTKVVGVCDSVCADLIKRGVKKEKVLKIYTGIDTQKYTPEFKINMKKEFGLSDDVVGVCIVAVLRAAKNHKLLIDAFDELNLEKSALFIVGDGPQNENLKEYIKDKKNIFMLGNRTDVSDFLGSLDICVLPSEMEAIGGALLEASSCKLATIGSDVGGLGEAVSDGKSGFLFQNGDKEGLKKVLERLILDENLRKQMGEFGREYVKETFSIEKMIENTQNLYMELVK encoded by the coding sequence ATGATAAATATACTTGAGCTTGAAAGCTCTCTTGGATTTGGTGGACAGGAACACCGCACACAGCGTGTGATAAATGGACTAGATAAGAGCAAATTTAAGGTTTTTTATGGGCTAAATCCTGGCTCAAAAAGCTTTGAGAAGCAAATAGAGTGTGAATTCGTTGAGTTTAATCTCAAAAAGTCTTTCAATATCTTTGAAATTTTAAAAATTTGTAAATTTGTAAAGCAAAATAATATAAAAATCATCTCAACTCACTCAGGCAAAGACGGCACAATAGGCGCTATAGTGGGCAAAATTTGCGGCGTTAGCGTGGTTCGCACTAGGCATTTGCAGCTGCCTATAACATCGCCTTTGCCTTATAATCTAAGTACAAAAGTAGTCGGCGTGTGTGACTCAGTTTGCGCTGATCTTATCAAAAGAGGCGTGAAAAAAGAGAAGGTGCTAAAAATTTACACTGGCATTGATACGCAAAAGTACACACCAGAATTTAAGATAAATATGAAAAAAGAATTTGGCCTAAGTGACGATGTAGTGGGTGTTTGTATCGTGGCAGTGCTAAGGGCAGCTAAAAATCATAAGCTCTTAATCGATGCATTTGATGAGCTAAATTTAGAAAAGTCAGCTCTCTTTATCGTAGGTGACGGTCCTCAAAATGAGAATCTAAAAGAGTATATAAAAGATAAAAAAAATATCTTTATGCTCGGCAATAGAACCGATGTGAGTGATTTTTTGGGCTCACTTGATATTTGTGTGTTGCCTTCAGAGATGGAGGCCATAGGTGGAGCGTTGCTTGAAGCATCTTCGTGCAAGCTAGCTACTATTGGAAGCGATGTAGGCGGTCTTGGCGAGGCAGTGAGTGATGGAAAGAGTGGATTTTTATTTCAAAATGGCGATAAAGAGGGGCTAAAAAAGGTACTTGAAAGGCTCATTTTGGATGAAAATTTAAGAAAACAGATGGGCGAGTTTGGCAGAGAGTATGTAAAAGAGACATTTAGCATCGAAAAAATGATAGAAAACACACAAAATTTATATATGGAACTTGTAAAATGA
- a CDS encoding glycosyltransferase family 2 protein gives MPDVKISFVVPVFNKKEHIRDCLNSLISQDMDDIEIIVINDGSTDNTLEILEEYKDKIILKTKSNAGVSAARNDGILLASGKYTICVDADDYVEKDYASCVYDISEKFDADIVITDMCKVYGHKKLLFKDFETKEDGVINKNEYLKRLLASRHNKVLHNAANKAIRTKILKENLFPVGITQAEDFHTVVRNVIASKTLVKLNKVFYCYKIGDNNTAGFEKLKAVMDHKFVYDDIISILKDKNLALEMVPDLELRKIKSVYIPAILARPNLKNSSYVKALDLFYADIDSIINSAGFSKLRLKQRILLKVLKNVKSYENVSKILKIFNTINGFLSNKKMKEFKE, from the coding sequence GTGCCTGATGTGAAAATAAGCTTTGTAGTGCCTGTTTTTAACAAAAAAGAGCACATTAGGGATTGTTTAAATTCGCTTATATCTCAAGACATGGATGATATTGAGATTATAGTTATTAATGATGGAAGTACTGACAATACGCTAGAAATATTAGAAGAATATAAAGATAAAATAATATTAAAAACAAAGAGCAATGCCGGTGTTAGCGCTGCTAGAAATGACGGTATATTGCTAGCTAGTGGCAAATATACTATCTGCGTAGATGCTGATGACTATGTGGAAAAAGATTATGCTTCATGCGTTTATGATATCTCAGAAAAATTTGATGCCGACATAGTGATAACAGATATGTGTAAGGTCTATGGTCATAAAAAGCTCCTTTTTAAGGATTTTGAGACAAAAGAGGATGGCGTAATCAATAAAAACGAGTATCTAAAAAGGCTTTTAGCCTCAAGGCATAACAAAGTCTTGCATAATGCGGCAAACAAGGCGATTAGGACTAAAATTTTAAAAGAAAATTTATTTCCAGTTGGGATCACGCAAGCTGAAGATTTTCACACTGTAGTGAGAAATGTTATCGCTTCAAAAACCCTTGTAAAGCTAAATAAGGTTTTTTATTGCTATAAGATAGGAGACAACAACACTGCTGGCTTTGAAAAATTAAAAGCTGTGATGGATCATAAATTTGTCTATGACGACATAATCTCAATTTTAAAAGACAAAAATTTAGCTCTTGAAATGGTGCCAGATCTAGAGCTTAGAAAGATAAAAAGCGTCTATATACCAGCCATTTTGGCAAGACCAAATCTAAAAAATAGTAGCTATGTAAAGGCACTTGATCTTTTTTATGCAGATATTGATAGCATCATAAACTCAGCTGGTTTTTCAAAGCTTAGACTAAAGCAGAGAATTTTGCTTAAAGTGCTAAAAAATGTAAAATCGTACGAAAATGTATCAAAAATTTTAAAAATCTTTAATACAATAAATGGCTTTTTGTCAAATAAAAAAATGAAAGAATTTAAAGAGTAG
- a CDS encoding O-antigen ligase family protein, protein MKNDIVSKLYNLFLVIVLFTLPVTEGLKQILLTLFVLVGIYICVKEKKQFKFDLINISLFIFVLATFISCLINGVSVSRALDPLRCMLFFFVARSVGIEKINFKILFFALFAGLIAAFIPACVEKFTSNDPLALFELKSIGHVNHSAIFMLLVFCVALVSINSKEIFEKYIGISVAGICVLGIMIAGSRATMYLLPIIIFTYLLFEILNKQIKIKFLLSLIILFSVIAISYIYISTNITQDERLYSQLTKGVTGSETRYPIFASAFYTWLEHPLFGIGSGEFKIIDITKYFPGNVEVHVSHAHNTFLTFLTEKGVVALLAYLVFQLLLFIKFIKNFRQNSIVFLALLMLMANNIISLANTTFHHENALLMLLFWALALSAIDEKSTLKIS, encoded by the coding sequence ATGAAAAATGACATCGTGTCTAAGCTCTACAATCTCTTTTTAGTTATTGTCTTATTTACACTACCAGTAACTGAGGGCTTAAAGCAAATTTTACTTACACTTTTTGTATTGGTTGGAATTTATATTTGTGTCAAAGAAAAAAAGCAATTTAAATTTGATCTCATAAATATCTCGCTTTTTATCTTTGTTTTGGCTACTTTTATAAGTTGCCTTATAAATGGAGTTTCTGTATCAAGAGCACTTGATCCGCTAAGGTGTATGCTATTTTTCTTTGTAGCCAGAAGTGTTGGCATAGAAAAAATAAATTTTAAAATTTTATTTTTTGCCTTATTTGCTGGTTTGATTGCTGCATTTATCCCTGCTTGTGTAGAAAAATTCACTTCAAATGATCCTTTAGCACTTTTTGAGCTTAAATCAATAGGACACGTAAATCATAGCGCTATTTTTATGCTGCTAGTTTTTTGTGTAGCATTAGTTTCGATAAATAGCAAAGAAATTTTTGAAAAGTACATAGGCATAAGTGTTGCCGGAATTTGCGTACTTGGAATAATGATAGCTGGCTCTAGAGCTACAATGTATCTTTTACCAATCATTATTTTTACTTACTTGCTTTTTGAAATTTTAAATAAACAGATAAAAATAAAATTTTTATTAAGCTTGATAATTTTATTTAGTGTAATAGCTATTTCTTATATATACATATCAACAAATATCACTCAAGATGAAAGATTGTATAGTCAACTAACAAAAGGAGTAACTGGATCAGAGACTAGATATCCGATCTTTGCTAGCGCGTTTTATACGTGGTTAGAACACCCTTTATTTGGGATAGGTTCTGGTGAGTTTAAGATCATTGATATAACAAAATATTTTCCAGGCAATGTTGAAGTTCATGTTAGTCACGCACACAATACCTTTTTAACATTTTTAACAGAAAAGGGCGTCGTTGCCTTGCTTGCATATTTGGTATTTCAACTATTACTCTTTATAAAATTCATTAAAAATTTTAGACAAAATAGCATAGTTTTTCTTGCACTTTTAATGCTTATGGCTAATAATATAATTTCACTTGCAAATACAACATTTCACCATGAAAATGCACTTTTAATGCTACTATTTTGGGCTCTAGCTTTAAGTGCGATAGATGAAAAATCGACCTTAAAAATTAGCTAA